A stretch of DNA from Nitrososphaerota archaeon:
CCCCGCCTAAATAGACAAGCAGTATGTAGGGCGTTTGAATAGACATGTTTGCGAGCCTCTCTCCGCGACTGTGGACTTTCGCAGAGGTCAACATCGGTAAGCGGCGTGCACTATCACGTCTGGCCTAATTTCTTTCATCACTTTGACAATTTCGTTCTGGCTTTGCAAGTTTATCCGAACCCGAGTACCAAAAGAAGGCACATGTTTATTGTATAGCGAATAGATTTCATGAGCTCTGGAAGCCT
This window harbors:
- a CDS encoding sugar nucleotide-binding protein — translated: MKIAVTGASGLLGLAFVVQASRAHEIYSLYNKHVPSFGTRVRINLQSQNEIVKVMKEIRPDVIVHAAYRC